A part of Rattus norvegicus strain BN/NHsdMcwi chromosome 4, GRCr8, whole genome shotgun sequence genomic DNA contains:
- the Gprc5d gene encoding G-protein coupled receptor family C group 5 member D isoform X2 has product MYEDCVKSTEDYYLFCDNEGPWAIVLESLAVIGIVVTILLLLAFLFLMRRVQDCSQWNVLPTQFLFLLAVLGLFALTFAFIIQLNQQTAPVRYFLFGVLFAICFSCLLAHASNLVKLVRGRVSFCWTTILFIAIGVSLLQTIIAIEYVTLIMTRGLMFEHMTPYQLNVDFVCLLIYVLFLMALTFFVSKATFCGPCENWKQHGRLIFATVLVSIIIWVVWISMLMRGNPQLQRQPQWDDAVICIGLVTNAWVFLLLYIIPEMSILYRSCRQECPPQGNICQVPVYQRSFRMENQEPTRDC; this is encoded by the coding sequence ATGTATGAGGACTGCGTGAAGTCCACAGAAGACTATTACCTCTTCTGTGACAATGAGGGGCCGTGGGCCATTGTTCTGGAGTCCTTGGCAGTGATCGGCATAGTGGTTACGATATTGCTACTCCTGGCCTTTCTGTTCCTCATGCGGAGGGTGCAGGACTGCAGCCAGTGGAACGTGCTTCCCACCCAGTTCCTCTTCCTGCTGGCCGTGCTTGGGCTCTTTGCACTTACTTTTGCCTTCATCATCCAGCTCAACCAGCAAACTGCCCCTGTCCGCTACTTCCTCTTTGGGGTTCTCTTCGCTAtctgcttctcctgcctcctggctCATGCCTCCAACCTGGTGAAGCTGGTCCGGGGTAGAGTCTCCTTCTGCTGGACAACAATTCTGTTCATCGCTATCGGGGTCAGCCTGCTGCAGACCATCATTGCGATAGAGTACGTGACCCTCATCATGACCAGAGGCTTGATGTTCGAGCACATGACGCCGTACCAGCTCAACGTGGACTTTGTCTGCCTCCTGATCTACGTCCTCTTCCTGATGGCCCTCACGTTCTTCGTCTCCAAGGCCACCTTCTGTGGCCCGTGTGAGAACTGGAAACAGCACGGAAGGCTCATCTTTGCCACCGTGCTTGTCTCCATCATCATCTGGGTGGTGTggatctccatgctaatgagagGCAACCCTCAGCTCCAGCGCCAGCCCCAATGGGATGATGCGGTCATCTGCATTGGCCTGGTCACCAACGCTTGGGTCTTCCTGCTGCTCTACATCATCCCTGAGATGAGCATCCTCTACAGATCATGTAGGCAGGAGTGTCCTCCTCAAGGCAACATCTGCCAAGTCCCCGTCTACCAACGCAGCTTCAGGATGGAGAACCAGGAACCCACCAGAG
- the Gprc5d gene encoding G-protein coupled receptor family C group 5 member D isoform X1, protein MYEDCVKSTEDYYLFCDNEGPWAIVLESLAVIGIVVTILLLLAFLFLMRRVQDCSQWNVLPTQFLFLLAVLGLFALTFAFIIQLNQQTAPVRYFLFGVLFAICFSCLLAHASNLVKLVRGRVSFCWTTILFIAIGVSLLQTIIAIEYVTLIMTRGLMFEHMTPYQLNVDFVCLLIYVLFLMALTFFVSKATFCGPCENWKQHGRLIFATVLVSIIIWVVWISMLMRGNPQLQRQPQWDDAVICIGLVTNAWVFLLLYIIPEMSILYRSCRQECPPQGNICQVPVYQRSFRMENQEPTRARDSDGAQEDVALTAHGTPIQLQTVDPSQEYLIP, encoded by the exons ATGTATGAGGACTGCGTGAAGTCCACAGAAGACTATTACCTCTTCTGTGACAATGAGGGGCCGTGGGCCATTGTTCTGGAGTCCTTGGCAGTGATCGGCATAGTGGTTACGATATTGCTACTCCTGGCCTTTCTGTTCCTCATGCGGAGGGTGCAGGACTGCAGCCAGTGGAACGTGCTTCCCACCCAGTTCCTCTTCCTGCTGGCCGTGCTTGGGCTCTTTGCACTTACTTTTGCCTTCATCATCCAGCTCAACCAGCAAACTGCCCCTGTCCGCTACTTCCTCTTTGGGGTTCTCTTCGCTAtctgcttctcctgcctcctggctCATGCCTCCAACCTGGTGAAGCTGGTCCGGGGTAGAGTCTCCTTCTGCTGGACAACAATTCTGTTCATCGCTATCGGGGTCAGCCTGCTGCAGACCATCATTGCGATAGAGTACGTGACCCTCATCATGACCAGAGGCTTGATGTTCGAGCACATGACGCCGTACCAGCTCAACGTGGACTTTGTCTGCCTCCTGATCTACGTCCTCTTCCTGATGGCCCTCACGTTCTTCGTCTCCAAGGCCACCTTCTGTGGCCCGTGTGAGAACTGGAAACAGCACGGAAGGCTCATCTTTGCCACCGTGCTTGTCTCCATCATCATCTGGGTGGTGTggatctccatgctaatgagagGCAACCCTCAGCTCCAGCGCCAGCCCCAATGGGATGATGCGGTCATCTGCATTGGCCTGGTCACCAACGCTTGGGTCTTCCTGCTGCTCTACATCATCCCTGAGATGAGCATCCTCTACAGATCATGTAGGCAGGAGTGTCCTCCTCAAGGCAACATCTGCCAAGTCCCCGTCTACCAACGCAGCTTCAGGATGGAGAACCAGGAACCCACCAGAG CCCGAGACAGTGATGGAGCTCAGGAGGATGTAGCACTAACTGCACATGGTACTCCCATTCAGCTGCAG